A part of Sebastes fasciatus isolate fSebFas1 chromosome 10, fSebFas1.pri, whole genome shotgun sequence genomic DNA contains:
- the LOC141775514 gene encoding protocadherin alpha-6-like, with amino-acid sequence MAIIVNVLDINDNHPVFSQTLYKASVYENAKIGTSIITLNATDLDAGQNGQVFYSLSEISRGKQTDLFAIDEKTGTVTNKMNIDFEENNAFEIRVQASDGAVFPMTSHAKLLIEVLDVNDNAPEISVTSLLNAVKEDASIGTAIALVSVSDKDGGKNGMVNCQNANNVPFKLESNYKNYYSLVVDGPLDRESASQYNISITATDEGSPPLSSTSVINVHISDVNDNKPLFTENIINVYVKENSPVGAVIKTVSAIDADMDQNGQVSYSFLQSNSNSLPLSTMVNINSDTGDIVSLQSFNYEELTTFQFKVQATDSGVPPLSSNVTVNVLILDENDNNPNILAPYSEHGSVNSESIPYSAEAGYFVAKIRAVDADSGYNALLSYHLSEPKGNNLFRIGTSTGEIRTKRRMSDNDLKTHPLVVLVSDNGEPSLSATVSIDVVVVESTADIQTPFRHVPIKEESFSDLNLYLLIAIVSVSVIFLLSLISLIAVKCHRTDGSFSRYSAPMITTHPDGSWSYSKSTQQYDVCFSSDTLKSDVVVFPAPYPPVDGELISINGGDTFTRTQTLPNKDKVRD; translated from the coding sequence TAGTCAATGTGCTGGATATTAATGATAATCATCCTGTATTCAGCCAAACTCTGTACAAAGCCAGTGTGTATGAAAACGCTAAGATTGGAACATCAATTATAACGTTAAATGCTACTGATTTAGATGCAGGTCAAAACGGACAAGTGTTCTATTCCTTGAGTGAAATAAGTCGAGGGAAACAAACTGATCTGTTTGCTATAGATGAAAAAACTGGTActgtaacaaataaaatgaatatagaCTTTGAAGAAAATAATGCTTTTGAGATTCGAGTTCAAGCCAGTGATGGAGCAGTTTTTCCGATGACCTCACATGCTAAATTATTGATTGAAGTTTTAGACGTCAATGACAATGCTCCTGAAATCTCAGTCACATCTCTGTTAAATGCAGTCAAAGAAGATGCGTCCATTGGCACCGCTATTGCACTTGTTTCAGTATCTGATAAAGACGGAGGTAAAAATGGGATGGTTAACTGTCAAAATGCCAATAATGTTCCTTTTAAATTAGAGTCAAATTATAAGAATTACTATTCGTTGGTGGTGGACGGTCCTCTTGACAGAGAGAGCGCATCTCAATACAACATCAGCATCACTGCTACTGATGAGGGCAGCCCACCTCTCTCTAGCACGAGTGTTATTAATGTACACATCTCAGATGTGAATGATAATAAACCTCTATTCACAGAAAACATAATCAATGTCTATGTGAAAGAAAACAGTCCAGTAGGAGCAGTTATAAAAACAGTTTCAGCAATTGATGCTGACATGGATCAAAATGGTCAGGTGAGCTATTCATTTTTACAAAGTAACAGTAATTCACTACCACTCTCAACAATGGTGAACATCAACTCAGATACTGGAGATATAGTCAGCCTGCAGTCTTTTAACTATGAGGAGTTAACAACGTTTCAGTTTAAAGTTCAGGCCACAGACTCTGGTGTTCCTCCGCTCAGCAGCAACGTGACTGTGAACGTTTTAATCCTGGATGAAAACGACAATAATCCAAATATTCTGGCGCCCTATTCTGAGCATGGCTCCGTTAACAGTGAGAGCATCCCCTATTCTGCTGAAGCGGGATACTTTGTGGCAAAGATCAGGGCTGTAGACGCAGACTCTGGATACAACGCGCTGCTTTCTTATCACCTCTCTGAGCCCAAAGGAAACAACCTCTTCCGGATCGGAACCAGCACCGGAGAAATCAGGACTAAGAGGAGAATGAGTGACAATGACCTGAAAACTCACCCCTTGGTGGTGTTGGTTTCTGATAACGGAGAACCCTCCCTGTCAGCTACTGTGTCTATTGATGTGGTGGTGGTTGAAAGCACAGCTGACATCCAGACTCCGTTCAGACATGTGCCCATAAAGGAGGAGAGCTTCTCTGATTTAAACCTGTATCTGCTGATCGCCATTGTTTCGGTGTCCGTGATCTTTCTGCTGAGTCTCATCAGTTTAATAGCTGTCAAATGCCACAGGACAGACGGCAGTTTCAGCAGGTACAGCGCCCCAATGATCACCACCCACCCTGACGGGAGCTGGTCTTACTCCAAATCTACTCAGCAGTATGACGTGTGTTTCAGCTCAGACACACTGAAGAGTGACGTAGTGGTTTTCCCCGCACCGTATCCACCTGTAGATGGTGAGCTGATCAGTATCAATGGAGGAGACACTTTTACCAGAACTCAGACTTTACCCAACAAAGACAAGGTAAGAGATTAA